The DNA window AGTTAAGAAAAGATTTTGtccaaacaaataaataacataGAAGAACATTCACTTTGCCTATATAAGAAGAGACCAACAATAAAAAGATGCCTTGCCTAAGAGAAATATTCAATAACTGAGAAAGGCATAGCATCTAATAGGGGCAAAAGCaaccatttattaaatatactaCAAGTTAACAATAGGTTCCCATAACTATTTAAGTCCACCATTTCTATCTTCTCTTCCTCACCCATTAATACACAGATTTCGCCTATCCAAATCCCAACCCGAAAATGGCAGGAAATCGCAGCTACCAGGACTTTGAGCCCGTGACAGAATGGAAACGTGGAAATGAAAGCGACACACTCCTCCTATACCTGCCTGGTCTGTTCTTTCCCTTTCTCTTATATTGGAATTATATcactcacaaaaaaaaatcatgactTTCAAATCCATtgttttttcttgttatttttgtAGAGTTCAAAAAAGATCAGCTGAGAGTTCAAATCAGTAGTTCTGGAACATTGAGGATTAGTGGAGAGCGTCCTATTGGAGGAAACAAATGGACCCGGTTCACTAAAGAATTGTCTGCCTCCTCTAACTGCGACACCAATAAACTAACCGCAAAGTTTCAAGCTGGAATACTCTCTGTAAGGCAACCGAAAAGAATCACTCCAACTGAGAATAAACCAACTGCTGGAAGTAGCGAGCCAAAGCCCAAACAAGATCAACCGCAACCACCACAGCAGACGACCCCAACAGAGCTGCATAAAGTTGGTCAACCAAAACCTCAGAAAGCAAGCCAAGAAACTGCTCAATCCGCAAAAAACCAAAGTGATGAACCATTAAAACAAGAAACTGCCAAAATTAACACTAGTTTGGAAAAGGATAAAGAGCCCAGAATTACTTTTGGGGATTTGGCAAAGAAAGAAACGGATGCTGACAAGGTTCAAGAAACGAGTGGTGCTAAAGAAGAGAATGGTAAGGAAAACGAGAAAGCTGGAAAGAACAAAAACAGAGACGACGAAGTTGCTGAGAATGGGAATAAGAAGAGCTTGGTTAACCTTGGGAATCAGAATAGATGGATAAGCCTGGTTCTGGTTGTTCTATTTTCTATCTTGGTTGGGCTTTATCTTAAGAATGGCAAGTTCTTTGAAgggtttgaaaattaacaaaACTGACCCGACACAGATGTAAAAGTATTTTCATTCTTTCAATGAAAGACGaccacaataataataataataataataataatgtaaatgtAATTCATTGTTATTTGTGTAATAAACATGCTGCCAATTTTCATTTAAGGATATTGGTAGCTTGATTGATTATGCAGGCACTTCCACTGAAACATTGAAATGTTGCTCTTAATAAGTATAATCTGGCTCCTAAGAGCAGAAGTATGTCAGTTAATTTGGGGCGAATTTTATTCAGTCTGAATGTTAAAACATTTTGTCCTTGTTACCAAAAAAACTAAGGTAACCACATAGATAATTATTCCTTAATTTTAATACTTGTACTTAAACTATTGTTCTTTTTAGATAAACCTTTCATCTCTAAGCTCCTTTTAACCAAATTATTTACCTTCCAAATACTTGCTCACTAGTAATATAAAATACCCATATCCTAGACAATAAAAACCTTCACCCTGCGTAATTATGTGGAAACTTCCAGAAAAAGACTTTCTACATACAAATCAACCAATGTCGAGCACCTGGCCTTTAGGTCCGAGGAGAACCAAATCTTAATAATGACCCATGCAAGTTTGGGAAACTAGTGGGAGACAATAGTTAAGATCCTTAACAGAGGGACAGATCAAATGGAAGGGGCTAACTTCTGCTTCAACGCCAAGTTCCATTGGTTATTCTTCCGTGGTATCAATCGCCTCATTAAGGATCTTCGCTACTGCTACCCACTTCTTTCCAATACTTGCATGGGTCTAGATTATGATTTCGTCCTTCTCAGTTGTAAAGACCTAGGGCTCCACTAGCAGAGAAAACTAACTTGTACGGAAAGGGGGGTTCGACTATCAAAGACATGGTCTAGTTAGCAAAAAAGGGTAGTGCGTGACTAAAACATTTGAGcgaaaaataattatgttaaatacTAAAGTCTAAAAAggacttattttaaaatgaaaaaaaaagaagtctTACAGTTGAAGGATTGGTATATAGAAGAATAATGGTTTAAGGTTGAATCTCAAAATTAGggtttacttttaaaataatgcagaaataaataattgtttttttatgtcaCCTATGAGTAGAAGAAGCATAGATGGAGTTGAGAAACCcattgaagaagaaagtgatAACAGCCTGAGGAGCCATTTAAGCAAGAATTGTTGCGTGTTCATCCCAGAAGCTCTCATCAATTATATTGCAACAATCAACCACAACTATCTTCCTTGATTTTCCTGCAATAATATTCTCTTCCTGCATTCAACAAAAATCTTCTAAAACCTGAGCatctttaaaaacaatatttgtcACTAAATTTGGAAATCGAAGACTCGTCCAGATTCTTATGTGGAAACTCGTTTACTTGTAAATTTTAAACCATTGGGGCCATAAAGCACGATAAAGATTTATAAACTATATTATGTTCAATCTTAagccaaaataattaattctactCCACTTAACTTGTTTATCTGCATTTTACTATCTCCTCTCTTTTCCATCATATTATGGCTAATTAGGAACATTTTCCCACTGCTATCTATAACAAGCACATATACTTATGCTATTATATATCAAACCAATCCTTTTTAATCCATCATTCACCTAATTCTCTTTTTGTACTTACCAGaggttcatttatttttattttagaaaggagttttttttttccgaTTCAAACTTAAAGAGAATTATGGAGCATGGAATAAAAGATATGAGATATTGGGGCAGAGCGCAAAACCTTGTCCCAGAAGACAGAGGATCCAAGACGGAACATAGCTGGTAATTTCTTATAGTCAATACCAAATTTTTGGATTAGTAATTCATTCTTCTGATTAGTTTGTGAGCCCTgccaaataaattaattatcctTGTAAGTTGTAATAATTATTATCGATTTAGgctattatataaaaatgagacTGTAGAGAATGGATTACCTTTAAATATTCTTGAGATTCCCTCTTGCTCATCCCAGACTTAACAAGCATCCAAAAACAAGTGTTATACTGATTGTTAATGTGGCCTGAGTTAAGTCACAAAATACACAAACATTAAGTTTATCAACCATTTTTGGCAAAGAATTAAAACTTGAATTCTTATTGCTCAATTGTCATCCCCAAGAAGTTCAGATACCAGACTTGTCaaggataaataaaaagaagggAATATAAAGTGGGAAAATATGAATGATTTGTGAAAATATTAGCATCCTACttaacaaatcctaaaaacGATAATGTAACAAGGCTGTCATAGATCCAAGTATGGGAGACCGTAGTGTCCTGTGAGCGGAAAACTATCAATAAGTGTGAACTATTAAGTTATATTCACCTTCAAGGGGACTATAACTTATATCCTAACATGCATTGCAAACCCACAGGTCCAGGGCATTACTCAGAAGATTTCCAAAATTACCTTTTTTATCAATGATAAAAGGGTAGTTTAAATattcatcaaaaaaattaaatacattgaTCACTATATACAGAGGCATTTTGTAATGTACATTAAGAATACGATTTCTGGAGCCCTATTACTAAAAGCAGCAAATATGCAGGCAAACAGCCAAAAccattttatttggtttatattaGGAAAACAAAGCTATAGTATTTCTTTTAGGAGAATAATAAAGAAGTATGAAGATACTCACAATCAACTTGTCTCCATGTTAAATAATCTTTAAGTATCCCTGTTGATGGATAACATACCGCCCTTCCATCAAAATATGGTAGACATTTCAACTCTTTCTTAGGGAAATGTTCTCTCCATTTCATTATATACATGGAAGAGAAGAACGAAACGATGACAGATACTATTCCACTGGCATGCCTCTGATAGAACTGTGAATCCTTCTTGAAAACAAAGCTGAAAGGAATATTTTTTACAACCATTTAAGCTACAAATGCGATGGTAGAATTATAAACTGCCAATATAAAGAAAGTATATGCCTTTACCTGTACTCGTCGCTTACTCCATATGAGAAGACAATATCCTGGAACTCTTCCAACACAGATGAAGCACATGCATTCATAAGATTCAAGGCCTGCTCATCGTTTGGTTTCTCAAATTGATGAGCATCACAAAACCTAGACATGATAAAGATTTACATTTACGTTTCTTcacaatatatatacaaactgaAAGAAATTCCATGCACAAATTTGACTACTACTGACTAATGAATGAACCCTAAACAGAGAGGAGAGTATATCATTTCTTTTCAGTTGAAACAAAAGGGGAATATGCACAGGATGGGGCTATTTTGATCTCATAGGAATCTAACActattgtttcttttttttgaaaaagactattgtttctttttttttcattttgtgtttTGTCTCTTTCCTTGTACAATTATGATTGCTTTTCGTGCTCATATCCTcttttaaatccttaacaaagTTGacctttttttcaaaaaaaaaaataatgttcttGGAGTGATACAACATATAATTGGAACACCAATAATAGTGGACTGTTTGCTTAACCAATTGTTCACCTTTGCATTGGCCACCAGCAAATTGAAATTAATGCTAGACTAAGATATTCCTCAAAAGAAGAATTGCATGACTAATTTCTCTAAAACAACTGAACAATTTATAGATTCAAATAAATGTATTCACTCACATCGCTTGTCAATTCTGAAAAGGCTCTTAGGTTTAGATTAGGTACATAACCTATTGTTTTTCACTATCAATTTATAATATCTACATCCATTTATAATGAGCTTTCAGATATATAAGTTCACCTGTTCACACCTTGGTAGGAAAAGAAAGGGAATTTATTGTACGAACAAGGGAAAATATGGCATATACCTTACATAAAAGTGCACTTACTGTTATAATACAAGTAATTAAATGcattatcaaacaaaacaaattactGGTAAGATTACTTTGAAGTAGGCATTTCTTAATGCTTAAAAACAACATAACTTTGGATAGACTCATAGACATATTAACCTGTGAAAGTGGACACCATCAATTCTAACAACAATCCAAGTTGAAAGCATCATCTTGTTCTCAAATTGGAAGGACTTGATATAGTCTGGATCCAATTTGGTGATGCTTTTACCAAACTCTCCTACTTCTTTACATAGATATGTATGCCCATTCCAGAAGCTGCTGGAAGCTATTTGTCCTGAATGGACCAGTATCACCTTTTTACGCAGTCTTTTAACAGGAACGCCACTAtcattatattttacaatatctTCCACCTGAGCAAAAATATGTGGTTAACTCAAGGTGTCTCTGTGGCTTTGCATTTGTTGTATATATAATCTTGAACTCCATGAACTCATGTGATCAGTAAATATCTAAACGCTACAACTTCTTGAATCATGGTGATTTTTCTCCTCACTGTCTTATTTACACACTGCATTATTGTTCAATCTTATGTGAAAAGATATTGGAATTGAAAACTACAAGCAAATCAAATCTTTAATTTAAAGGTGGGAACACAAATTAATCAGGAGAGGATAGATATGAGGGTGGGGGGAGACTTGGCCACAAATGTCATTTACAAGTGTGTTCATACTTTTACCATGAAAGTATATGAAGCCTTGAGGTTCACCTGAAGCTTAATTTCTGTATCTTACTAATAACGGGAAAAATGAATACCAGAAAAAGAGGGGTGGAGCTAGAGAAAAGAATAACCTCTGTTTTCAAAATACACGATCCTTGCCGAAACATCGATGGAAGGTTCTTGTAATTGACACCAAATTGCTTGAAAAGCAGCTCATGTTTCCCTTGTTTCTGGGTTCCCTTCAGAAAAGTAAATTAAGGGGGACAAATATAAGACCGGGATGGTCATACAAATTATCAAACATCATTAACACGGATGCATGGTATGGAAATCATcattattacaaaaatttatcTTTAGTGAAATATTTACCCTTTctcaaaaaaaggaaagaatatATGCATATCAGCATAACCATTGGCAATCAAGTCATACAATCATATCACATATTTACAAGATATTccttaatcaattattattccctgatttttcatatattctaaaaaatgcTTGAGATTTTCACTGTGCATAAATAACAATTACCTTTAAAGCTTCTCTggcatcattttctttcttcccacaTTTAATGAGCATCCATAAACAAGTATTATATTGATTACTCTCATGACCTGCAAATCAATAAGATAAATTGAGCTTAAACtgttaattaactaaaaaaaatctcGCACACCCCTCTTTCTTGGTTACATTCTATAAACAACGACGGTTACATCAAAATATTGATCTTATAAAAACCATTATAGGTTGCTTGAGAAAAAGTCTTCCACTGGTAGATGGTCACTTACATTCAATCTGTCTCCATGCAAGATACATTTGGACAACCTCAGATGATGCACAGCTGATGACTCGAGATTCAAATGAAGGGGGATATTGCAAATCCTTGTCAGGGAAGTACTCCTTCCATTTTGTGACGTATAAAGTGGTGAAAAACGATACAATAAGGGACAAGATTTTGCTGCAAATAAGTGTAATAGTGAGCTAAAATAGTTGAAAGAGAATTAGTAACAAGatgattttataagattcatatataataagcttcatatataataaatagcCACCAAATACAAAAGATGCCGCATCATCGTAACATTGGAAAAACAATACTTTTATGGATAGACTAAGAGCAAAGACAAAGTACCTGGAACGTCTTTGGTAAAATTTGGTTGACTTCTTGAAGACAAAACTGTAAAAATATATCATGGAGGATGTATAAGACTTTTGAATGAGATGAGTGTACagtatacaaataaaaaaaggttaatcaTGAACAAATAAAGTGAACATGCCTATGCTCGTCGCCATATCCGTATGAGAAGACTATGTCCGAAAACTCTTCCAAAACAGAAATTGCACATGAATTCATTAAGTTTAGAAGTCTCTCATCATTAGGTTTCTCAAGTTCATGAACATCAGATAATCTGTAAAGAATTCAGACAAAATGAaatcattaatattaatcaCTTTAAGACATAACGTCCAACACCTAAACACTACTAAAACCCAGATTGTGGATCCTATATTACATGTTCATATGATTCCCTTATTGATTGTAAACTACAAGTCTTTTATACTATACACCAGCCAGAAATACATGTAAGAATTTAACATGATAAAGCAATCTGTTCATAGATAGATCCAGAGCATACAATAGCATCATGATGTTAAAGACTAATTAGTCATATCAAGTAGCAAAACTTTGTTACCACTAGGTAAGAAAAACATAATAGCTTTTCAAATGATTAATCAAATCTTAAAGTCTATAATAGAACCAAACAGAAAGCAATAAAGGGTAACAAAAACACATATACATGCTATTTTGAAACAAATGTATACAACACATAAGTAAGATATAGCTTCAGAAAGATGAATCATTTTCCAATATCATAAACCGTCATAACAAGACTATTGATTTTGTTGTGGTTGTAACTTACCTGCAAATATTGCAGTTGTTGATTCGTACAACAATTATGTTGGGTAGCATCAcctcatcttcaacttcaaaggATTTCACATACTCATACTTGCTGTTTGCCATG is part of the Impatiens glandulifera chromosome 1, dImpGla2.1, whole genome shotgun sequence genome and encodes:
- the LOC124921160 gene encoding protein RESTRICTED TEV MOVEMENT 2, with protein sequence MAGNRSYQDFEPVTEWKRGNESDTLLLYLPEFKKDQLRVQISSSGTLRISGERPIGGNKWTRFTKELSASSNCDTNKLTAKFQAGILSVRQPKRITPTENKPTAGSSEPKPKQDQPQPPQQTTPTELHKVGQPKPQKASQETAQSAKNQSDEPLKQETAKINTSLEKDKEPRITFGDLAKKETDADKVQETSGAKEENGKENEKAGKNKNRDDEVAENGNKKSLVNLGNQNRWISLVLVVLFSILVGLYLKNGKFFEGFEN
- the LOC124921159 gene encoding tRNA(His) guanylyltransferase 1-like; amino-acid sequence: MANSKYEYVKSFEVEDEVMLPNIIVVRINNCNICRLSDVHELEKPNDERLLNLMNSCAISVLEEFSDIVFSYGYGDEHSFVFKKSTKFYQRRSSKILSLIVSFFTTLYVTKWKEYFPDKDLQYPPSFESRVISCASSEVVQMYLAWRQIECHESNQYNTCLWMLIKCGKKENDAREALKGTQKQGKHELLFKQFGVNYKNLPSMFRQGSCILKTEVEDIVKYNDSGVPVKRLRKKVILVHSGQIASSSFWNGHTYLCKEVGEFGKSITKLDPDYIKSFQFENKMMLSTWIVVRIDGVHFHRFCDAHQFEKPNDEQALNLMNACASSVLEEFQDIVFSYGVSDEYSFVFKKDSQFYQRHASGIVSVIVSFFSSMYIMKWREHFPKKELKCLPYFDGRAVCYPSTGILKDYLTWRQVDCHINNQYNTCFWMLVKSGMSKRESQEYLKGSQTNQKNELLIQKFGIDYKKLPAMFRLGSSVFWDKEENIIAGKSRKIVVVDCCNIIDESFWDEHATILA